The following DNA comes from Maridesulfovibrio bastinii DSM 16055.
TGAACCAGCATTAAGCATGTCTGCAAGCAATATCCGTTTTCTAAGCTGCCTATCCGGCAGTGAACGCCTGATGCTAACGGAGTTTGGATATCTTATTTTTCTAAGCTGCCTATCCGGCAGTGAACTAGAGTAGTTTATCTATTCTTCGTTAGAAATCAAAGGGTATGCCCCAAATAGTAAAAAAAACCTTTTTTTTATTATCTTTCATAACATGTTAAATTTTATGATTTAATTTTGACGCTTAAAAAAAGGGTTAAAAAGGTAAGATATTGTATGATAGCTTTTTAGAAGATGCAGCTGGTAAAAAAATCAGCAAATACAAATAAAGTTGATTCACATTAAATAATGAGTGTTTAAAATATTTTCCCAATCAATGAAATTCGAGTTTAGCATATCAAAAGTCCGTGGGTGTAGAGGCGAAAAATTTATCACATGGTTTTTATCAAATATCCATCAAGCCCAAAGGTTCCTTTACTGTATGCACTTAAAATAGACTTAGCTGTTTTAACGTCTGCCCCTTCAAGTGTGTAGTCTCCGAAACATCTTTTTTGAATTATAGGCAGTTTTTCGTAAAAATTATCCCAATAGGACTGACTGCTAATTATACTAATAAGATTTTCTGTATTTTCTATATCAAAAATTTGGCCGTAATAGTGGATACAACGATGACTGATGGATTTGTATGGTGGGGTAGGCGCGAGAGCTTTATATGATTTTAGCTTCTGGCTATCCCTGCCTGCGTGGAATACCTGTTGAGTATGATAGGGGATAACATTTAATCCTAACATCAATGAAGAAGCAAACGTTCCTGAACAAAATCCGGCAAAAATAAAATCAGCGCTGAAGCGTAATAAGTTGGGAGCCAATGATCTGTTTTTCCAGAAAATAACATCTTCACTTAAAGCTTCCAGACAGGGGTCAAATCCTCCAACGGTTTTATAGATAACTGTGGCATGCTTAGACAATTTTCTTAGGCCACGTATGACAGCTTCATCATCTGAAATCTCATCACGGAAGAAAACAACCAGAGGTTTATCAGTATCAAGTTTCAATCCTAAAATTTTTTCAAGCTTAGGTCGCAGTTCTTCTTTTGGGGTATTTCGTTTTTCAAGCCATTTGCCGATGTGATAGGGACCGGTATAAGTATATTCCAGTTTTTGATTTACCGGTAGCTTCATAGCTTTTGAAAAAAGTTCCTTTTCTTTTATCGTGACAGCCGTACTCCAATATTTCGAACTGCCATAATCTAAACTGGCTTTATGAGCACCAATAGTAAAATTTACATAAGGTGAATCATGAATATCGGCATCAGTAGCATGCACCAATCTGCATACTGTTTTTCCATGTAGAGATTGCGGTGTTAAAGTTGAAAATCTTGATTGAGGTAAATCCCCTGCATCAAGAACGATAAAGTCATAGTAGCTCAGTAGGGCGATGTTAAATGGTATAAAATTATACCCTTTTTGGATGAGCTCTTCAGCTTCAACTGGGAGGTAGTGATTATATAGAATATGAATCAGGTCCGGCGGAATGTTTTCAATAATAGGCTTAAAGAATTTGAATGTAACGCCTTGTACAATGAAGGCTATTTTTTTCATTTTGTAAAAGACCTTATGCTTATTTTTGATGGTTGATCATAGCAGATTACATTTTTTAAGTATTTTTTGTGCATTCTTTTCAACTTCGTTTAGCTGACCGTTATTTTCTATTATTAGGTCAGGATTTAAAGGAAATTGGGGTTCCAAATCCATTCCGGGGAGATTTTCGGCTTTTCCACTACTAAAATTTTTGTAAAGCCCTTTAGGATCTCGTTGTTTTAATGTTTCTAAATCCGCCTTAATAAGGACCTCAAAATAATCTGGGAAGTTATTACGATTCCAGCTATGGATTTCATGGTAAAGGGACATGGTGGCCACAATTACCACCAGTCCCTGCCGTGAGAATAAATTGGCAAAGCGGCTAATTCTATATGCGTTTATAATCCTGTTTTCAGGATCATGTCCACAATTGTGATCAGCAATAGCCTCGCGGACCTCATCTCCATCAAGACGTATTGGAATAATTCCCTTACTATGGAGAATTTGCTGCATCTTCCGGGCTATGGTTGACTTACCAGACGCAGACAATCCTGTAAGCCAAATTACTTTGCCTTTCATAATTATTTCTTTTGCGCGATCCATGCGCGAGTTTGGTAGTGAGCGTTAATGTGCTGCTCACCATTTGTTCTTTCTTTTATGTAATCAATGAATTTTTCGAATCTTTCAGGTCCGGCCTGAACCTGAACATCGTTTACGGAGCGCCATAGTCCGATATAATGTTCAAGAGTCTGTTCTTCAACATGAAAACCTTCTAAATATGCTGCATCTGCAAAATTTTCACATTTGGCCAGTCTGTCTGTTAAATTATCACAAAAATCAGAACGGCCTGAAGATTTTCTTTTCATTTCAGGAACAAGTTCCTTCAGGTATTGCTCGATATCTGCCGTAACCGGGTCTCTCTCCACAGCTCTTGTATTCCAAAGAGCTGTAAAGAACCCTCCGGGCTTTAAAATTCTATTGAATTCCTGTGTAGCCTGATCAAAATCAGGCCAATGGAAGGAAGAAGCCATGGTAATCAGATGGCAGGAATTGTCCTTTATATCGATTTTTTCAGCAGGGCTTTCAATGTATGCAACATCATGGTTTTCACAATCCTTGATGCCGAATTTGCGCATATCATCATTTGGTTCAGCTGCTACGACAGAAAAACCTCTCGCTGCGAGCATTCTGCTAAAAATACCGGTACCGGCCCCAGCATCGAGAGCCTTTAACTCTTCATTCCTAAATTTTCCTTTTACTGCGTCGCTAATAATATCAACAACAAACCTTGAATATCCGGGCCGGTAAAGGCTGTAGTTTTCTGCCAGCCCAGTAAAATCACCATGTTTCATTTTCAACTCCTTTGATTACCGCCAATCATGACTCCATTCTTTAACCTGAGATAACGTATTTTCATAGGCTGCAATGTCTTCCATGGAATCCGCTTCCGCCCATTTGCCGGCAACTGAAACCACGCCTATTTCTATTCCTCTATCAAGCAGCAAACGCAGCATAGCTGTCATGTCCAGCTTGTCCACTTTTTCCTGTCCCAGCTCTGAAAACAGGTTAGACAAGATAGTCCATCCACGGTTGGTCAAACGCAATAACCCCATATATTGACCTTTTATTTCGTCAATGCTTGATGCCTTGCCCCCAATTTCTAAAAGTTTCCCGTCCTCTGCGCGAAAAGTTTCCGCATCGCTTAAAGGATCCTCAAAGCGTATTTTCCAGAGATTTTCCCATAAGGTGTCATAAGTTATTGAAATGTCATACTCACTTTTGCTCAAGGCTTTTATGTGTTCTGCACTGTAAACAATATCGGAATAGGAAATAATGGATGATCCTTTTTCCAGCCATGCTGAGGCGTGACGCAGTGTTTCAACCATATTTGAATCAGCCCAGCGCGGATTATCCACGGTAGAAAAATCACCAT
Coding sequences within:
- a CDS encoding adenylyl-sulfate kinase, with the protein product MKGKVIWLTGLSASGKSTIARKMQQILHSKGIIPIRLDGDEVREAIADHNCGHDPENRIINAYRISRFANLFSRQGLVVIVATMSLYHEIHSWNRNNFPDYFEVLIKADLETLKQRDPKGLYKNFSSGKAENLPGMDLEPQFPLNPDLIIENNGQLNEVEKNAQKILKKCNLL
- a CDS encoding class I SAM-dependent methyltransferase yields the protein MKHGDFTGLAENYSLYRPGYSRFVVDIISDAVKGKFRNEELKALDAGAGTGIFSRMLAARGFSVVAAEPNDDMRKFGIKDCENHDVAYIESPAEKIDIKDNSCHLITMASSFHWPDFDQATQEFNRILKPGGFFTALWNTRAVERDPVTADIEQYLKELVPEMKRKSSGRSDFCDNLTDRLAKCENFADAAYLEGFHVEEQTLEHYIGLWRSVNDVQVQAGPERFEKFIDYIKERTNGEQHINAHYQTRAWIAQKK
- a CDS encoding phosphocholine cytidylyltransferase family protein, whose product is MQAIILAAGRGSRMKKATQDRPKCLVELMGKPLLHWQLEALRKGGVSDILIVRGYMAEKLNGDFSTVDNPRWADSNMVETLRHASAWLEKGSSIISYSDIVYSAEHIKALSKSEYDISITYDTLWENLWKIRFEDPLSDAETFRAEDGKLLEIGGKASSIDEIKGQYMGLLRLTNRGWTILSNLFSELGQEKVDKLDMTAMLRLLLDRGIEIGVVSVAGKWAEADSMEDIAAYENTLSQVKEWSHDWR